One window of Verrucomicrobiia bacterium genomic DNA carries:
- a CDS encoding phosphoribosylanthranilate isomerase, which translates to MEVKVKICGITNVEDGLAAAEAGADALGFVFCESSPRRVSLEAASAIIRQLPPFIMKVGVFVDAPVEQVFRAVNVCGLSLLQFHGDEPPDYCNQFGLMSMKAFRIRDASSLEPLRSYPTEAWLLDTCVAGKPGGTGATFNWELALPAMRWGKPIFLAGGLTPENVAEAVRRMRPYGVDVSTGVEREPGRKDAAKVRAFIQAARVAAKSL; encoded by the coding sequence ATGGAAGTTAAAGTCAAAATATGCGGCATCACTAATGTCGAGGATGGTTTAGCGGCAGCGGAGGCGGGAGCTGATGCGCTGGGCTTTGTCTTTTGTGAATCGAGCCCGCGTCGTGTCTCGCTTGAAGCCGCCTCCGCGATCATCCGCCAATTGCCCCCTTTCATTATGAAGGTGGGAGTTTTCGTCGATGCCCCTGTCGAGCAGGTGTTCCGGGCCGTTAATGTATGCGGGCTGAGCCTGTTGCAGTTCCATGGCGATGAGCCGCCCGATTACTGCAATCAGTTCGGATTGATGAGCATGAAGGCATTCCGCATACGGGACGCCTCGTCGCTGGAACCGCTCCGCAGCTATCCGACTGAGGCCTGGCTCCTGGACACTTGTGTTGCCGGCAAACCGGGCGGCACAGGGGCAACCTTTAATTGGGAGCTGGCCCTGCCGGCAATGCGATGGGGCAAGCCAATCTTTCTGGCCGGCGGGTTGACTCCTGAAAACGTTGCCGAAGCCGTGCGTCGCATGCGGCCTTACGGAGTGGATGTATCAACCGGAGTTGAAAGGGAGCCCGGAAGAAAAGACGCGGCCAAAGTCAGAGCGTTCATCCAAGCCGCCAGAGTGGCCGCCAAAAGTTTGTAG